The Halomicronema hongdechloris C2206 genome includes a window with the following:
- a CDS encoding succinate dehydrogenase cytochrome b subunit yields MDFILEQVESPPAKSSRLIQLYQSSLGKKLISGVTGLGLVLFVTVHLAGNLTLLAGHRAFNQYARHLEELRPWLGIVELLLLVAVLVHGTVGVHIYWQKRQARPQGYERYTSAGAPSLQSLSSRNMIVTGLVLAGFLGLHLAHFKFGPTYPVEIDGVVTRDLARLVVDTFQRPGYTFGYVGVMVGLGLHLRHGVWSAFQSLGAMGMGIRSTAYTLGTGLALLLAVGFLGLPLAIYFGLVT; encoded by the coding sequence ATGGATTTCATCCTTGAACAGGTAGAGTCACCTCCGGCGAAGTCATCCAGGCTGATCCAGCTGTATCAGTCCTCCTTGGGCAAGAAGCTGATCTCTGGCGTGACTGGCTTGGGACTGGTGCTCTTTGTGACCGTGCATCTGGCGGGCAACTTGACCCTACTGGCAGGGCATAGGGCTTTTAATCAGTATGCTCGCCACCTGGAGGAGTTAAGGCCATGGTTGGGGATCGTTGAACTATTATTGCTGGTGGCTGTTCTCGTCCACGGCACTGTCGGTGTACATATCTATTGGCAGAAGCGCCAGGCTCGTCCCCAAGGCTATGAGCGGTACACATCGGCAGGAGCACCTAGCCTACAGTCTCTCAGCTCCCGCAACATGATCGTCACCGGCCTGGTGCTAGCAGGGTTTTTAGGGCTACATCTGGCCCATTTTAAGTTTGGCCCTACTTACCCTGTCGAGATCGATGGTGTGGTCACACGGGATCTGGCTCGGTTAGTGGTAGACACGTTTCAGCGGCCTGGCTATACCTTTGGTTATGTGGGCGTCATGGTGGGATTGGGTTTGCACCTGCGCCATGGCGTTTGGAGTGCCTTTCAATCCTTAGGAGCCATGGGCATGGGAATACGTTCCACGGCGTATACTCTGGGGACAGGGCTGGCCCTACTCCTGGCGGTAGGCTTTCTGGGGCTGCCCCTGGCAATTTATTTCGGTCTGGTGACCTAA
- a CDS encoding fumarate reductase/succinate dehydrogenase flavoprotein subunit — translation MKLDSRIPAGPLQDKWDICKQQCRLVNPNNKRHYRILVVGTGLAGASAAASLAELGYQVRSFCIQDSPRRAHSIAAQGGINATKNYPNDGDSIWRLFYDTIKGGDYRSREANVYRLAQISSQIIDHCVAQGIPFAREYGGLLSNRSFGGAQVSRTFYARGQTGQQLLLGAYGAMMRMVQAGRIQVFPRREMLELVVVASQARGIIVRNLVTGTLERYSGDAVLLCTGGYGNVYYLSTNAKNSNVTAAWRCHKRGAAFANPCYTQIHPTCIPVSGDYQSKLTLMSEGLRNDGRVWVPKQPGDRRPPEQIPEAERDYYLERKYPTFGNLVPRDVASRNAKSMTDQNHGVGETGLAVYLDFRDAIQRLGKSTIQARYGNLFEMYQRITGDDPYVSPMRIYPAVHYTMGGLWVDYHLMSTIPGLFVLGEANFSDHGANRLGASALMQGLADGYFVIPYTLGDYLASHDLPAVDAEQAEFAEAEATARDRITRLLSIQGDKTVMEFHRELGQVVWNHVGMARHREGLEGAIVRIQDLQQEFWTNLKVPGHPDTLNKNLEFSGRVADFMELAELMARDALHREESCGGHFREEYQTPQGEAKRDDQHFAYVAAWEQGGESSSPRLHREPLEFEAVSPTQRSYR, via the coding sequence ATGAAGCTGGATTCTCGGATTCCTGCCGGCCCCTTGCAAGATAAATGGGATATCTGCAAGCAGCAGTGCCGTTTAGTGAATCCCAACAATAAGCGCCATTATCGCATTCTGGTGGTCGGGACGGGGCTGGCCGGGGCCTCAGCCGCCGCTAGTCTGGCTGAATTGGGCTATCAGGTGCGGAGTTTCTGTATTCAAGATTCTCCCCGTCGGGCCCACAGCATTGCTGCCCAAGGAGGGATTAATGCCACTAAGAACTATCCCAACGATGGCGATAGTATCTGGCGGTTGTTCTACGACACGATCAAGGGGGGCGACTATCGCTCTCGTGAGGCTAACGTTTACCGCCTAGCCCAGATCAGTAGCCAGATTATTGACCACTGTGTGGCCCAGGGAATCCCCTTTGCCCGAGAGTATGGCGGGCTCTTAAGCAATCGCTCCTTCGGCGGAGCTCAGGTGTCGCGCACCTTTTACGCCCGGGGGCAGACGGGGCAGCAACTGCTGCTGGGAGCCTATGGGGCCATGATGCGGATGGTGCAGGCAGGTCGGATACAGGTCTTTCCTCGGCGAGAGATGCTGGAGTTGGTGGTGGTGGCGAGTCAGGCCCGAGGCATCATTGTGCGGAATTTAGTCACCGGCACCCTGGAGCGCTACAGCGGCGATGCGGTGTTGCTGTGCACGGGGGGCTATGGCAATGTTTATTATCTCTCTACTAATGCTAAGAACTCTAATGTGACGGCGGCGTGGCGCTGCCATAAACGAGGCGCCGCCTTCGCCAATCCCTGTTACACCCAAATTCACCCCACTTGTATTCCGGTATCGGGGGATTATCAGTCCAAACTGACCCTGATGAGTGAGGGTTTGCGCAATGATGGTCGAGTCTGGGTACCCAAACAGCCGGGGGATCGTCGCCCTCCAGAGCAGATTCCGGAGGCGGAGCGGGACTATTATCTGGAACGCAAGTATCCTACTTTTGGCAACCTAGTCCCCCGGGATGTGGCCTCTCGCAATGCCAAATCCATGACGGATCAGAACCACGGTGTGGGAGAGACGGGCTTGGCCGTGTACTTAGATTTTCGTGATGCCATCCAACGTTTGGGTAAATCTACCATCCAGGCGCGCTATGGCAATTTGTTTGAGATGTACCAGCGCATCACCGGCGACGATCCCTACGTCAGTCCTATGCGCATCTATCCAGCAGTGCATTACACTATGGGGGGGCTCTGGGTGGACTACCACCTGATGAGTACGATCCCAGGACTATTTGTGTTGGGGGAGGCTAATTTCTCCGATCATGGGGCCAATCGCTTGGGAGCGAGTGCCTTGATGCAAGGATTGGCAGATGGTTACTTCGTGATTCCCTATACCCTGGGCGACTACTTAGCCAGCCATGATCTACCGGCAGTGGATGCGGAGCAGGCGGAGTTTGCTGAAGCAGAAGCGACGGCCCGAGACCGAATTACGCGGCTGCTGTCCATTCAAGGCGATAAAACGGTGATGGAGTTCCATCGGGAATTAGGTCAAGTCGTCTGGAATCATGTCGGCATGGCTCGCCATCGAGAGGGACTGGAAGGGGCTATCGTACGAATTCAAGACTTACAGCAAGAGTTTTGGACCAATCTCAAGGTTCCGGGCCATCCGGACACTCTAAACAAAAATCTGGAGTTTTCTGGCCGGGTGGCTGATTTCATGGAACTGGCCGAATTGATGGCTCGGGATGCGCTGCATCGGGAAGAGTCCTGCGGCGGTCACTTCCGGGAGGAATATCAGACCCCGCAGGGAGAAGCCAAGCGGGATGATCAGCACTTTGCCTATGTAGCCGCTTGGGAACAGGGTGGAGAAAGTTCCTCGCCACGACTGCATCGAGAGCCTCTGGAGTTTGAGGCGGTATCCCCGACTCAACGGAGCTATCGATAG